One stretch of Euphorbia lathyris chromosome 7, ddEupLath1.1, whole genome shotgun sequence DNA includes these proteins:
- the LOC136235779 gene encoding abscisic acid 8'-hydroxylase CYP707A1-like: MSGIVIYFLIFLVTLRFYVTRRSRSRREHHKRPKLPPGSMGWPYIGETLQLYSHDPNVFFSQKQKRYGEIFKTHILGCPCVMLASPEAARFVLVTQAHLFKPTYPKSKEHLIGPSALFFHQGDYHLRLRKLVQGSLSLFALRNLVSDISAIAVSTLDSFGDGRVVNTFHEMKKFSFEVGILAIFGKLETHYRQELEKNYRIVDKGYNSLPTSIPGTPYKKALMARKRLSKILSEIITERKEKKLVENDLLGCLLNSKDEKGLVLNDDQIADNIIGVLFAAQDTTASALTWIVKYLHDNPKLLEAVKAEQEGIYKMNNKFGQTLSWNQTRSMPYTHKVVLESLRMASIISFTFREAVADVEYKGYLIPKGWKVMPLFRNIHYNPEFFSDPQRFDPSRFEVAPKPNTFMPFGSGVHACPGNELAKLEMLIIIHHMVTKFRWEVVGSEKGIQYGPFPVPVNGLPARFFKQFSNFNN, from the exons ATGAGTGGCATTGTCATTTACTTTCTTATATTCCTTGTTACTCTAAGATTTTATGTCACTAGAAGATCAAGATCTAGGAGAGAACACCATAAGAGACCAAAGCTTCCTCCTGGTTCTATGGGTTGGCCTTACATTGGAGAGACTCTTCAACTTTATTCCCATGACCCTAACGTTTTCTTTTctcagaaacagaaaag GTATGGGGAGATCTTCAAAACACATATTCTTGGTTGTCCTTGTGTGATGCTGGCGAGTCCTGAGGCAGCTCGGTTTGTGCTAGTGACTCAAGCTCATTTGTTCAAACCCACTTACCCCAAATCTAAAGAACACCTTATTGGCCCTTCTGCCTTGTTTTTTCACCAAGGAGATTACCATTTACGGTTAAGGAAACTGGTTCAGGGATCCTTGTCTCTCTTTGCACTTCGAAACTTGGTCTCTGATATTTCTGCCATTGCTGTTTCCACTTTAGACTCATTCGGCGACGGCCGTGTCGTTAATACTTTTCACGAAATGAAAAAG TTTTCTTTTGAAGTAGGTATACTGGCAATTTTTGGGAAATTGGAAACCCATTATAGACAAGAATTGGAAAAGAATTACAGAATAGTAGATAAAGGTTACAATTCATTACCAACTTCAATTCCAGGAACTCCATACAAAAAGGCACTAATG GCAAGGAAGAGGCTAAGCAAGATTCTGAGTGAGATTATCACCgaaagaaaggagaagaaatTAGTAGAAAATGATCTTTTGGGGTGTTTATTGAACTCAAAAGATGAGAAAGGACTAGTATTAAACGATGATCAGATCGCCGATAACATAATCGGAGTACTGTTTGCAGCTCAGGACACCACCGCCAGTGCATTGACATGGATTGTGAAATACCTCCATGATAACCCGAAACTTCTAGAGGCTGTAAAG GCTGAACAGGAAGGAATATACAAAATGAATAATAAATTTGGTCAGACATTGAGTTGGAATCAAACTAGAAGCATGCCCTATACTCACAag GTTGTGTTGGAGAGTCTAAGAATGGCAAGCATTATATCTTTTACCTTTAGAGAAGCTGTAGCTGATGTGGAATATAAAG GGTACCTGATTCCCAAAGGTTGGAAGGTTATGCCATTGTTCAGGAACATTCATTACAATCCTGAATTTTTCAGTGATCCTCAAAGATTTGATCCTTCCAGATTTGAG GTTGCACCAAAACCAAATACATTTATGCCATTTGGGAGCGGAGTTCATGCTTGTCCAGGAAATGAATTGGCCAAGCTAGAGATGCTTATAATTATCCATCATATGGTTACTAAGTTCAG ATGGGAAGTGGTAGGATCTGAAAAAGGGATACAGTATGGGCCATTCCCAGTGCCAGTAAATGGACTTCCAGCCAGATTTTTTAAGCAATTCAGCAATTTCAATAATTAA
- the LOC136235780 gene encoding thioredoxin-like 4, chloroplastic has protein sequence MQKQNILYSEPSFGFGPNLDRQFGTRIPHVAPRISLCTWNAKCCLVPITKKGDLLRKTETLLEYGRIKAVGDGNSGELSDEDDDLCPVECVREFKTDEEFFEIIEKAKENDALVVVDFYRRSCGSCKYIEQGFAKLCRAAGDEAASVIFLKHNVIDEYDEQSEVAERLRIKTVPLFHFYKGGVLLEAFATRDKERIDAAILKYTTSASASQPT, from the exons ATGCAAAAGCAGAATATATTATATTCCGAGCCCTCTTTCGGTTTTGGACCTAATCTTGATAGGCAATTTGGAACCAGAATTCCTCATGTAGCTCCAAGAATCAGTCTTTGTACATGGAATGCAAAATGTTGTCTTGTACCCATCACTAAAAAAGGGGATTTATTGAGAAAGACTGAAACTTTGTTGGAATATGGAAGGATTAAAGCTGTGGGTGATGGAAATTCAGGTGAATTATCTGATGAAGACGACGATTTGTGTCCTGTGGAGTGTGTTAGAGAGTTTAAAACTGATGAGGAATTCTttgaaattattgaaaaagcCAAAGAGAATGATGCTTTAGTTGTGGTTGATTTTTATCGTCGGTCTTGTGGAAGCTGCAAGTATATAGAGCAGGGATTTGCTAAATTATGCAGAGCAGCTGGTGACGAGGCTGCTTCTGTGATTTTCTTAAAGCATAAT GTAATTGATGAGTATGATGAGCAATCTGAGGTTGCTGAACGGCTTAGAATTAAG ACAGTGCCACTTTTCCATTTCTATAAAGGAGGAGTGTTGTTGGAAGCATTTGCTACCAGAGACAAAGAGCGGATTGATGCTGCAATTCTTAAATACACTACTTCTGCTTCTGCTTCTCAACCCACTTGA